The sequence GGGTGTTACTTCATTGGTGCCCATCTCGAAGGCCTCGTCGGACGCAGGTAATCGAGTCTCAATCTGCATCCGGTTGATACGTCAGCCCTTTGGGCTTCTCAAGCCTCCGCAACCCATTGATCGACTCACATCCTTCTCATTGACTAGGGCGGGCCAGCCTGTGATGCCACCCACGAAGCGATCAGAGCAGAAGATGGCCCACCAGGTTCTCCTTCgttcctcaacctcaaaaTAGTCTCTCGGTGGAGGAAGCGGAGGATCGGTTGGCTGCTGTGGACTATCGAGACGGTGCAATCCGAGCATCTGGGCAATCCGGACACTCTTGGACAGACTGACAGACGcgcgagagaagaggagattTCGGGACTCATAGGTCGCTAGCAAGCACCAACATTGTGTATGGGCTATGGTGGTAAAGTATTCTCCTTGGCCCTAGCCGAAGGGGTCAGAATTACTGTTTCCTCGTGCATTTTAGTTCATGTACTCACCTTCATCTCATCTGCCTCGGCATACCGCCTAGACCGTTGATAAAACGGCATTGCGAGGTGTGCGAACTCCTGACGTGTTGCTGCGGCTAGAGCCAAGACGGCGTACTGCAAGGACATGGGCGGACGCATATGGGCAGGGCGATGTAGAGATGCCGTGTAGCGTGTGCGGTGCAACATTGGAGCGTCTTGGTTTAGTTCATCAAAGTACAAACCAACTCTATGATATCTCAGTTAGCTCAGTCGGGCACACGTGCGCACATTCCCACGGGTCAAGAAGCGTAGGAGAAAGGCCGCAATAAGGTGACCAAGAGAGTGGAGGCAGTAGCTCACAGTCGTTCAGTCAAATAGCTGGGCGGAAGCTGCTCAAACTGACCAAGTCCAATCAGTTCGTTTACCGTAGGTGGAACCTCCTGAGGCGGCATGGCAGTCGTTTGGATGAAGGGGCCACCATCAGACCCGGGCCCGTAGAAAGTCGACTGGCCGATGTCTGTTGCATCATGGTTCCAGTCCAGATCAAGTCCAGCTTCTTCACCAAGGGAGACGGGATCATCTAGTAGTGCGTCTGCTCGGCCACTTTGTTTAAATATGTCCTCTAGTCGAGCTTTAAGAAAACAATCAGTTGACGCAGCTTATTGGCAacagcatcaccatcacccacCTAATCGAGTCTCCAATGTGGCATGAGAATTCTTCTTCTTAGTCATTCGCTTCTGTCGCGAGTTTGGGAACACGCATTCATCTCCAAGTCGAACGCATCGGCCGCAGGCGGGCTTCGACCGATCGCATTTCACCTTACGAGCCCGACACTGAAAGCAGGAGAGCATGGTGGTGCCTGTGCTGGTGTGTCCGCTGGCCTGCTCTCCTTCTCGTTCCCCTTCCCACGTTGAGGCTTGGCTGCTCGTTCCGATTGACGGCATACATTCATTGCTGTTTGATGAAGAGCCGGCCCTGAACGGAATCTCGTGCGCCATCTCGGCTGCTCGGCGAGTCGGTCGAGCTGCGGTAAACACGGAGTGAGTATAGGTAGCGTAAAACAAGCCGAGCGCGAGCCAGACGGCAGATTGAAATTGAAGACTCGGGACAGTCTCATGAAAGCAATGAGGGGTCCAATGTCGTCGAGGGCCACTCGAGCTGTGCGTAGGCATTACTCatcagaagaagctgaagtcATGGGGTCACGAAGGGGCAAAAGGTTGATATTCACCCGCGCGCGTATTACTCAGCTAAAGTTGGTGGTGTCTGGGTCCGCTTGCATGGCCTAGAAGGGTTCATTTTCCGTCTCGGCAATTGAAGTCTAATCTACATACGAAGTAGTACCTTATGCATACAGGTCACAGGTATTTCAAATCTTAGTAAATCATTTTGCCACCATTCACACGAATATCCCGAGAAAGTGTTTTAGCTGATCAAGTTCCTCTCAAGCGCCCTTTGGGTCCTGGAGATGGGCTTCGGCTCTGTCCAGACTCCAAAGTATCAAATAGTGCAATCATACTCGGCCCGTATACATCCTGTTTGGTCGCAAATCTGGATTTGTAGACTCTATTGTTAATATCGTTATAAATCCAGTCATTTGCCTCGTTGGCTTGTTCCTGAAAAAGAGCCGGGTAGAGTTGCGCATTGCCATGTTCCTCGTCCAATAGACGGTCAAACTGGCCAATTCTTAGCCAACGAGAAGACAACCATTGGGGAAAAGGACCGCCAATCTCAGTATAAAGCATCCGAATGATCTCGCTGTTTTCATTATTCACCATTGTTTTTAGCTTCTCGTTATAGAGGATGGGAACGGGTAAACGATCCTGATAACCGGGGTCCGATTCGAAATACCCATGTGTGTCAATGGTAAATGACCAcagaggatgacgaagaggaaaagagaaaTGGGGGTCTGCACGGATATAACAAGACATAGGAATACCTCGTTGAATTCAAGGCAACTAAGTAGTGCGAGAGCTTGCTTTCTTCAGCAAGGCACAAGTCCTCAAAGCCTGGCTTTACAACCACAAAAAATCGAGCGTATACGCATTAGAATGAAAAGACCTCCAACGGCACTCAGAACCATTGAGATCTTACGGCGCCCCGTCCACGACATTCGACAGATCCGACACAAGGATCC comes from Fusarium falciforme chromosome 11, complete sequence and encodes:
- a CDS encoding Zn(2)-C6 fungal-type domain-containing protein; translated protein: MPSIGTSSQASTWEGEREGEQASGHTSTGTTMLSCFQCRARKVKCDRSKPACGRCVRLGDECVFPNSRQKRMTKKKNSHATLETRLARLEDIFKQSGRADALLDDPVSLGEEAGLDLDWNHDATDIGQSTFYGPGSDGGPFIQTTAMPPQEVPPTVNELIGLGQFEQLPPSYLTERLVGLYFDELNQDAPMLHRTRYTASLHRPAHMRPPMSLQYAVLALAAATRQEFAHLAMPFYQRSRRYAEADEMKGQGEYFTTIAHTQCWCLLATYESRNLLFSRASVSLSKSVRIAQMLGLHRLDSPQQPTDPPLPPPRDYFEVEERRRTWWAIFCSDRFVGGITGWPALVNEKDIETRLPASDEAFEMGTNEVTPCLIDALQGIMVYSPFAGKVLTAYTFYRTLEHTFRSFPNDNIKDIANGPYWTRQRSIDADLSNMILYLPESLRLPQCGWNRNAIVVNVGIHTSVICIHRAALAKIRELGLPADLFASSRLRLIPSAEQILNALKSTGDVEGAMTDHFLVFSAYLASLIFLEDYMETQYLQSEQHLQYLVGAMAHAGEKDPFSRSLAIQLALGMRQVGMDSSTLDRVQQLPPTSVLVPILAKRDKTSSHITFCSILPTKIDDYSNSPSLE